TTGAATTGCGTCTCGGAGACCACGCGAATGGCGATCGGCATGAAGGCATGGTCCTTGCCGCAGAGCTGCGAACACTGACCGTAATAGAGGCCTTCCTTCTCCGCCTTGAACCAGGTCTCGTTGGTACGGCCCGGAATGGCGTCGATCTTGATGCCGAAAGACGGCATCGCGAAGGAATGGATCACGTCGGTCGCGGTGACAAGCACGCGGGTCATCGTGTTGACCGGCACCACCAACTCGTTGTCGACGGCCAGCAGGCGCGGATAGACCTTGCGATCCTCCTTGCCGGCGGCGGCGCGGTCAGCATCCTGGAGGATCGCGGAGTTGAAGGTGAGCGTGTTCGCGACCTGGTATTCGTAGTCCCAGTTCCACTGATTGCCCGTCGCCTTGACGGTCAGCTTCGCCTCTTCCGGCGGCGTATACTGCGCCGTCAGCAGCTGGAATGAGGGAATGGCAAGGCAAAGCAGGACGACCACCGGACCGACAGTCCAGATCACCTCGATCAGCGTGTTGTGGCTGGTCTTGGACGGAACCGGGTTGGCGCTCGCGCGGAACCTCACCACGCAATAAGCGAGAAGCAGCATTACCAGGACGGTGATCGGGACGATGAACCACATCGTATAGTTTCCGAACCACTCGATCTGCCGCATCATGTCGGTCGCCGGAGCCTGGAAAGTGGTCTCCCAATTCACCGGCTGGTCGGCACGGGCGGATGTGCCGGCGAAAAGCGTGGTAGCGGCCCCAGCGCTTGCTAGATACCTGGCGCTTGCTAGGAATGTTCTCATCGCCCTCATCGTCTCCCAGTTCCTCGCGGTTGCGCCCACGAGAATAACGAACAATGCCGGGACGGGAATCCCGGACAGTCTCAAGGTGGTTCAAACCATACTCTTTTTCCCTCCGCAAGAAAGGACCGGACGAAACCGTGCGGCATTTTTGCGCGCAAGCGCGGATGGCGGTTCAAAGGCAATCGCGATACAGGCGAATCGCGTAGACTGATCCAGCGGACGTATTCTCGCGGCATGTCTGCACGGGCGAGCCGAACCGTCGCAATTCGGGCGAAATTGGCACAGAAAAGCGCTGTATCGGCGTTTTTGGGGCAGACCGCGTGCGGTCTCGTCCTTTACTTGGCTTTGGCGCGGCTTAAAGTGCCGTGATTCGTAATGGAGCCGTCATGAACCCTTGGCTTTCGAGACCCTTGGCGAAGGTCATCTTTCTTGCCGCCCTGTCAGGCATCAGCCTGTCCGGCGTCGGCCAGGCCAATGCGGTGCAGCCCAGCGGTACGGTTCGCTCGACGCATGGCGCCTGGTCAATCATATGTGACACGCCTGCTGGCGCCACGTCGGAACAGTGCGTGATGATGCAGAACGTCGTCGCCGAGGACAGGCCGGAGATGGGGCTTTCCGTCGTTGTCCTGCGCACCGCCGACAACAAGGCGGAGATCCTGCGCGTGCTAGCGCCGCTTGGCGTGCTTCTGCCCAATGGCCTCGGCCTCAATGTCGACGGCAAGGACATCGGCCGCGCCTACTTCGTGCGCTGCTTCCAGGACGGCTGCTATGCCGAGGTCATTCTCGAAAAGCCGCTGCTCGACACGCTGAAGTCCGGCACATCGGCCACCTTCATCGTCTTCCAGACGCCTGAAGAAGGCATCGGTATCCCCGTCGACCTCAAGGGCTT
The nucleotide sequence above comes from Mesorhizobium shangrilense. Encoded proteins:
- the coxB gene encoding cytochrome c oxidase subunit II, whose translation is MRTFLASARYLASAGAATTLFAGTSARADQPVNWETTFQAPATDMMRQIEWFGNYTMWFIVPITVLVMLLLAYCVVRFRASANPVPSKTSHNTLIEVIWTVGPVVVLLCLAIPSFQLLTAQYTPPEEAKLTVKATGNQWNWDYEYQVANTLTFNSAILQDADRAAAGKEDRKVYPRLLAVDNELVVPVNTMTRVLVTATDVIHSFAMPSFGIKIDAIPGRTNETWFKAEKEGLYYGQCSQLCGKDHAFMPIAIRVVSETQFNSWLTAAKANLPSANKALMAEVDSQNKVAVAGN
- a CDS encoding invasion associated locus B family protein, giving the protein MNPWLSRPLAKVIFLAALSGISLSGVGQANAVQPSGTVRSTHGAWSIICDTPAGATSEQCVMMQNVVAEDRPEMGLSVVVLRTADNKAEILRVLAPLGVLLPNGLGLNVDGKDIGRAYFVRCFQDGCYAEVILEKPLLDTLKSGTSATFIVFQTPEEGIGIPVDLKGFADGFAALP